CGGCCCCGACGTGGGGAGGTAGACGCGACGTCGGGCAACGACGTGCCCGCGCAGATCGACGACCGCAGCGGTCGTCGCCTGCGTCCCCATGTCGACAGCGAGGATGTGAGCCGCATCGCGGTTGAGCTCCACAGTCTCGGCGGGTCGGCCCCGACCAGAGCGCGGGCGTTGCTGTGCGTGCGCGAGAACACCGCGGTGCAGCAGCCAGTCGACGTGCGCGCTGACGGACGAGCGAGGCATGCCAGAAGCCCGCACCAGCTCCGCCTTGTTCGTCGTTCCTGCGCACGCGACGCGAAGCGCGATGCTGCTCGCGGCGTGCTCTGCGGCGACGCTGCCTTCAGGCAATAAGGGCCATGTCAGGTTGGGCAGGGTGCTGGACACCCGCCAATAATGACATACTGCAACAAAAGTCTGTCGTTGAAGATGCACTATGACGTCGCTTAGCGTCATTGGAGGCACGCGGTTGCAACTCCAGCAACGCGTCGACGACGACGGGACTCTCTGCAGTGGCACGCATCCAGTACGCGGCATCGATCATGTGCGCGGATCTCGCGAACCTCGAGAGTTCGATGGCCGAGGTCGAGGCCGCCGGCGTCGACGCGCTCCACGTCGACGTGCTCGATGGCCGCTTTAGTCCGAGCATGCCGCTGGGCCTCGAGACGATCCGCCGCATGCGGCAGATCACGACGCTTCCGTTCGACGCGCACATCATGACCACCGACAATGAGTGGTTCGTCGCGGAGATGCTCGCGCTCGGCGCTGACTCGGTGACGTTCCACATCGAGACGACGCTGCACGTTGATCGCCTCATCGGCCTTGCCCGTGCAGCAGGCGCGAAGGTGGGCATCGCGCTGAACCCAGCGACCTCACTCGCCCTGCTGGAGTTTGTACTGCCGCTGGTCGACTCGGTCTGCCTCATGCTCATCAATCCTGGCTACGCCACGAACGCCGCTGAGAAGCAGGTGCCGTACGCCACCGAGAAGGTGGCGCGACTTCGCCGGATGATCGACGACCAGGGGCTTGCGGCCGACGTCCAGGTCGATGGTCGCGTCTCGTTCGCGACCGTGCCGGACCTCGTGCGTGCCGGCGCGACGAGCCTCGTGCTCGGCAGCACGAGCCTCTTCGCGAAGGATGCGACGCTCGCGCAGAATCGCGCTCGCCTTGACGAGTGCATCGCCGCCGGCGGAGGGATCAGATGAAGTTCGATGCTGCGCAGGCGCGCATCGTCAGCGAGATCAGCGATGCGATGTCGAGAGTCGACGCGCAAGACGTCGAGGCGCTGGTCGACGCCATCCTGGCAGCTGACCGCGTCTTCGTCGTTGGCGTGGGTCGGGTCAAGCTCGCGCTCGAGGGCATTGCCAAGCGTCTGGCTCACCTCGGCATCGACACCGTCGTCGTCGGCCAGGTCACGGAGCCCGCCATCACAGCAGCCGACCTGCTCATCGTCGGATCTGGCAGCGGCGAGAGTGTGTTCCCGGTCGCGATCGCAGCAAAGGCCAAGCAACTCGGAGCGGCAGTTGCACACATCGGCGCGAACCCGAACAGCACGATGCGCGAGCACGCTGCTCTCTTCGTCCGCTTGCCCGTCCAGACCAAGCTCGGGCTTCCGGGCGAGGTTCCCTCGACCCAGCCCATGACGAGCTTGTTCGAGCAGTGCCTGCTGCTCCTTGGCGACGCGATCGCACTCATGCTGGTCGAACGATCCGGCACGCCACTGCACGACCTGTGGCGGCACCACGCGAACCTGGAGTGAGCTGCATGACCATCACCGCGAGCAACGGCTGGATCGATCTTGCCGACAAGGTCGTCATCGTCACGGGCGGAGCCTCCGGGATCGGAGCGGAGATCGCGAGATCGCTCACGCGCAACGGCGCGACCGTTGTGGTGGCCGACGTGCGGCCCGAACAGGTGACCAAGGATCTGGCCGTGTCTGCCATCGCCTGCGACACCACGGATGCAGCGAGCGTCGAGCGTATGGTGGGGGAGACGATCGCGACCTTTGGCCGCATCGATGCACTCGTCAATAACGCGGGCGTCAATCGTCCCCGTCTTCTCATCGACGTGCGAGGCGAACAGCCCGGCTATGAGGCTACCGAGGCGGATTTCGACTTCATCACGGCCGTCAACCAGAAGGGGCCGTTCCTGTGTGCGCAGGCGGTCGCCCGGCGCATGGCCGAGGCGGGCGGCGGCGTCATCGTCAACATCTCCTCGGAGGCTGGCGTCGAGGGCTCGAAAGGGCAGAGCATCTACGCCGCAACCAAGGCAGCGCTCAACGGCTTCACACGCTCATGGGCCAAGGAGCTCGGCCCCCAGGGCATCCGTGTCGTAGGCATTGCTCCCGGCATCAACAAGCGCACCAACATGAACAACGACGAGAACTATCGTGCGCTCGCCTACACGCGTGGCATGAACGTCGACGAGCTCGAAGCGATCGATGCCACCTATGCGCGCACGATCCCACTTGGCCGCGTCGGGGAGCACCACGAGGTCGCCGACCTCGTCGGCTATCTCGTCTCCGATCACTCCAGCTACATCACTGGCACCACCATCAACATCACCGGCGGCAAGTCGCGTTGACGCGATAGATCGCCTCGACGAGAGACAGCACATGGACGATGCAATGAAGCAGGCTCCCACCGCCACCGCCACCGCCACCGACGCCCTCGGTTCCGACGCGCGTTCACCGCGCCGTTCGCATGTGCTCGTGCGCATCCAGCGGTTCGGCAACTTCCTCAGCGGCATGGTGATGCCAAACCTCGGTGCCTTCGTGGCATGGGGTCTGCTCACGGCGTTGTTCATCCCGACGGGATGGTTCCCGAACGAGAATCTGGCTGAGCTCGTCAGTCCGATCATGACCTACGCACTGCCGATGCTCATCGGCTTCACGGGTGGCAGCATGGTGCATGGGGCCCGCGGCGGGGCGATCGGCGTTCTCGCAACCATGGGCGTCGTGGTCGGTGCCGACGTGACGATGCTCATCGGCGCCATGGTCATGGGGCCGCTCGCCGCGTGGCTCATGAAACAGGTCGACCGCCTGTTCGACGGCAAGGTGAAGCCCGGCTTCGAGATGCTCATCAGCAACTTCTCGATGGGCATCCTCGGTCTGCTGCTCGCCGTCGCAGGCTACCTCGGCATCGGTCCCGTGTTCGGTGTTGTGTTGACGGCGCTGTCGGCGGGCGTGAACTGGGTTCTCGAGCTCGGACTGCTCCCGCTCGTGGCGATCCTCGTGGCGCCGGCGCAGGTGTTGTTCCTCAACAACGCCATCAACCACGGGATCATGGGCCCGCTTGGCATCGAGCAGGTCGCCGAGCAAGGCCGTTCGATCTTGTTCCTTGTCGATGCCAACCCCGGACCGTCGGTCGGAACGCTGCTTGCGATCAGCCTGTTCGGCGTCGGGATGGCGAAGCGCACTGCACCGATGGCAGCGCTCATCGCAGGTGTCGGCGGCATCGGAGAGGTCTACTTCCCGTTCGTGCTGATGAAGCCGAAGCTGGTGTTCGCGACGATGGGCGGCATGGCGACGTCGCTGTTTCTGCTGCAGCTGCTCGGCGGCGGCACCGTTGCGACGCCGTCGCCCGGCAGCTTCTTCGCCATGATGGCGCTGTCGCCCGCAGGTGCGATCCTTGGCAACCTCGTCGGCTTCTTCGGCGGCATGGCTGTGTCCTTCGTCATCGGTTGGGCACTGCTGCGTGGAGAGCGGAAGAGTCATGAGGACACCGCCGAACTCGAAGACGGCACCGACGAGGAGCGCGCTCGTCACAACGCGGCCGCGCTCGAGCACAGGACGCCGGGACCGATCCGCAAGGTCGTGGTCGCGTGTGATGCCGGCATGGGGTCAAGCGCTATGGGTGCGTCGATCTTGAAGTCGAAGGTGCGCAAGCGCATGCTGGATGTCGAAGTCACCAACGCCAAGATCGAAGAGATTCCGGTCGACGCCGACCTCGTCGTGACCCATACCCAGCTAGTAGGGCGCGCGCGACAGCTGCACGATGATGGCAAGAGGCGCTTCTTGACGATCACGAACTTCATGCAGAGCGAGCAGTACGACGAGATCGTTGCGCTGCTTGAGCAGACCTCCGTCGCCGCCGATGCGCCCATTGCACACGCAAACCCCAGGGCAGCCGAGCCCGCCATGGTGGGCCTGCTGGAGCCGGAACAGGGGCTGCGTGCCAGTGGCGTACTCGCCCGCGCGAACGTCACCCTCGGCGCTGCGTACGCGACGAAGTCGGAGGCGATCGAAGCCACAGGGTCGATCCTCGTGCGCGAGGGATATGTCACCGAGCGTTACATCACATCGATGCATGAGCGCGATCGTCAGATGTCGGTGTACGTCGGGAACCATGTTGCGATTCCTCACGGCATGAGCGGCTCTGAGTCGGAGATCATGCGCTCGGGAGTGTCGGTCGTGCAGGTGCCTGCAGGTGTCGACTTCGACGGAGAGACCGTCTTCGTGCTCTTCGGCATAGCGGGCCGCGAAGGGGAGCACCTGCCGATCCTCAGTGCGATCGCCGAACGACTCACCGACGATGCGTCCGTCGAGCGACTGCGTGCGGCGACGACTGTCGACGAGGTGATCTCGCTGCTACTCGAGTAGTGGATTCCTGTCGAGGCGTCACTGCTTCGATCCGATCTCCGCAGCCTCGGTGCATTGCGACAGCGCCGATGCTCCAGCCTCCTGTCGGGCGGAGTGCACCAGATGCTTGCTCCCTGGCATGGGTTGCTCGGTGAGTTGCGGAGCCACCATCCGGGTCCCTTGCCGTCCTTGCCTCGGAAGGAGCAGCCGGAACCCGCGCAGTTCGCCGGCCCGGTCGGTGTGACCCCGAGATTCAGGTTGGCGGTCCGACGAGGTCTGGCTCTCCCGGGAACACCGTTAGCGTGGTGAGCATGAACCGTCGCGACATCGGCGATGCAGCCACGGTGCTGACGCTGCTGCAGGCCCCCGGACGCCCGAAGGGGCTTCGATCCCTGGTGTCCGGCTGGGACATGCTGCAGGCGGATGTCCCTGATCGGGAGCGCATGGAGACGGCATGGTCGATCCTGATCGGGTCGGGCCTCGCCGAGGTCGACTCGGACTGGTGTCTGCGCCTGACAGCGGATGGCGACCGGATGCGTCGCGCGGTGCGAGAGCGCGGCGGGATGCGGACCGCGCAGGCTGAGATCGCCGGCAGATTGGCACAGGAAGATCTGGCCGCGACTCCGCTGCAGCTTCCCGCCGAAGTGTTCGATCGTGCAGTTCGGGCCTATCGGGGGAGCGGCGGACGCACCGTGGGGCGCCCCAAGGACAGTGGGAGGCTTCGTGACGCGGTGGCGCGGTTGCGGACGTCTGCGCGCTCTTGGTGGTGACGGGATGACGACGGCTCGGTGGCAGGCGCAGCTTGACGACGTGCGGCGCGCGATCGCGCAGCTGCGCGCCGCTTGCGCGGCGGACGGAGACGCACGGCGAGCCTCATCCGCCGACTGGCTGGGCGGGCTCTTCGAAGACGTCGCAGACGCCGAATCGCTGCAGCAGAGCGCCCGGCAGGCCCTGGGGCTCTACACCGGCGGCATGGGCTCCTTCCACGACGTCGGCACCGCGACGATGGCCTCGGCGGTCGACGCGCTGCGCACCACGCTCCACAGCGCGAGGAACGATCGCCGCTAGCCGCGCTGCCTACCCGCTGCCCGGCCGCAGCTTCGCGAGGTTCGGCAGCGGGCACCAGGAGCCGAGACGCGGGTAGTCGATGGTCACCGCGACGACGCCGTGTTCGCCGAACGACATCGCCCAGTCCAGCGCCGCAGGCAACGGCACGATGAACAGCGCGACCGGCTCGCCGGGAGCGATGAGGCCGTTGGCCTCGGCGGCCTCCTTCGCGCGGGTCGCGCTGCTGAAGACGCAGAGCATCGGGCCTGCCTCGGCCGCCAGCATGTAGGGGCGAGGCGCCTCCGGCGTGCCTCGGTTGATGCCGACCCAGAACTCCAGGGCGGTCACCGCCCGCCACAGCTCGATCTGGGGCTCGATCTCGCCCGGCCGGGCGCGGCAGACCTGGTCGAGCCGGTCGATCTCGGCCACCGCCTCCGGGCTCGGCTCCAATGCGCCGCGGGTGGGATCTGCCTGGTCCGAGGGATCAGTGTTCATCGCAGCAACGTATCCGGCGCTCCTGACGGTGCGCCGGGGCCGCGCGCTCAGGCGTCGAGCCAGAGGCCCAGCGTGTCGTCGATGGTGAACGCGCCCGCATCGAGCTTCTCCGCCAGCGAGGACAACCACGCTCCGTAGGAGGGGAACTCGGGAGCCGGGGTGGGTCCGTCGACCGGCAGGAAGATGACCTGGCCCCGCTCGCCCGCCGGGAGCGGATCGAGGTCGAGCGCGTAGCCCTGGCTCTCCGCGGCAGTGAACTGCACCCATCCGCGGCAGTTCATGATCGGTCGGACCCGCTCCGGCAGCATCCAGCCGATGACATCGTCGACATCGTCGCCGAGCGCGCTCACGCGCATGTCGGAGGTCTCGATCATCGCCGGGGCGCTCAGCAGCGTGAAGTGGTCGAACAGGTCGAGCAGGGCGGTCGGATTGTCCTGGCCGTCGTGACGGCGCAGGCTCGCCACGAAATCCGCGGGCAACTGTTGCCCCACGGTGCCGGCGAGACGCTCGAGGTCATCGTCGCTGACGGGCCCGCGGAGGGTGCTGGCGACCTCCGGCAACCGGTCATGCAGCACGCGCTCGATGATGTCCCATGCGGTGTCGATGTCCACGGCTCGAGACTAGGGGCCGTTCCCTGCGAGTCGCGGACGCACACCCTGCCCACCTGCGAGACTGACGCGATGGCGAAGCCGAGGCTGCGACATGCGTGAGGTCGTGTTCGCTCTGCAGGGGTGGCTTCCTCGCGTGGTCCGGGACGACGGCGGCGATCTTCTGCTGGAGGTCGCCGGCGGTGCCGACGCCCTGCACGACCCGCGCACATTCACCTTCCCCGTCCGCGAACACGACGTCGCCGCGATGCGCGGCAGCTTGCCCCGACATGTGCTGCTGCATGCCGCGCTCCTGCCACTGTGCGAAGCGGCAGGGATCCGCGACCCGATCGACGCGCATGCGGCGGCCACACTGCTCGAGCGCATCCTGCTCGGCTCGCAGGGCGAGGTCGACACATTGTTCGAGCGCACCAGGTGGAACGCGCTCCATCTCATCGCCCATGGCGCGAACGTCGAGCTGCTCGAGCAGGGGAGATTTCTCGCCTCCGCGCAGTCCGCGCACGCGGCCTCGCACTGGGGACTGGCGCGCGCATACGACGCGCAGCGGGACCGAGCGGAACCGCTGATGGGCACACCGAGATGGCTGGCCCGATGAGGCATGCGATAGCAGACTGGCGCTAGTCGTCCTCGAGCGCGTATGCGCCCGACCGGTCGGTGAACAGCGCGGTCTGCCCCGGTCTGGCCGCGTTGACGAACCCTTCGACCCACGGGTAGCGCGCGCTGAACGAGGAGTACGACCAGATCTCGCGATTGGCTGCATCCTCCATGTACTCGTCGGACTCCAGCCCCGTGAACGACTCGAGGTCATTGCCGGTGAACGTGACCCAGCGAGGCGGGTGATCGGCGTGCATCTTCGAGAGGAAGACGGGTGCATCGCCGGGCAGTCCGGCTCCGGCGACGGCATCGGCCCTCGTGACGTCGAGCAGCGCGTCGACCGAGCCGGCCGCAGCCACGAGCGCCTCCCAGCCGTTGACCCGCGCGAACGACGCCTCCGCATCCGTGAGCAGGCGCAGCATCCGCACATGTCCGACGACCGCGCCCTCCGCTGACCGCACCTCATCGAACGAGTCGCCCCAGCGCGACGGCGTGACCATGATCGCCGAGATGCGAGTGCCCGTGAGGAAGGGTTCGCTGTTGCGCCACGGCGCAGCGACCGGAGGCACACGACGGTTTGCTGCCATGTCGTCGCAGACGATCTTCATCGCGATGATCGCCGCACCGTGCTGGCCCTCGATCGTCTCGACCGCGAGCTCGACGCGCTCGCCGGAATCGGTCGGCAGCAGCGAGGCGCCAATGGTCATCATCACGATCGGGCCATCGGACGGCCGCTTCTCCACCACCCGGATCGTGCCGCCGATCGGCTCGGCGTGCATGAGCGGGTCGGCCCCCAGCGCGTCGAAGACGTGGGCGGGGAACGCTGTGCTGTCGTCCATCCCGTGAGTCAACAGGATGGGGGAGCGTGAACATGGGTGGATGCCGTGAGGTCGCGCCGCGGTGCGTCGTAGAGTCGAGAGCGTGCGCATTCTCCAGAGCCCGCAGGCCGTGCAGCTGAGCAACGATGGTGAGGTGCATGCAGGCTCCATCGCATGGCAGCTGACCTCCGACTACCGCTGGACGGTATCGATCGAATGCGCCGAGCTCGACACCGTCGAGGCGCTCGCCGATGACGCGTTCGAGGCGCTCTGCCTCCTGCGCGAGCAGCTGGAGCCGCACGGGTGGCGCATCGGCGTCGCCGGTGCGCAGCTGGGCGTCTGGCCGAGCGGCATGGCGCGCGACCAGGGCGGCGGGCAGCGGGCCTACCGGCAGACGGACGGACAGGTGGAAGGGCTCGTCGACACCTTCGAGCCCGTCGATCCCGCGACGGTGACCACCGTTGCCGAGCAGCAGGCCGACGTGGAACGGCAGCACGGGGCGAGGATGCGCGCGAAGCAGCGCTGACAGGCGTCCTCGCGAGCGCGCAGGCATCGGGATCCCTGGATCACCGTGCTGCAGTCGCTGCCGTGCGCGCGGCGCGTCGTGGCATCGGCACCCAGTGGCCGCGGCGGTGTGCGGCGATCAGCAGCACGATCGTCACCGACAGGCCTGCGAGGACAGCCGCCGCGCTCGCCTCGGGGCCGAACGCCCCGCCCGACAGCAGCACCGGGCCGGAGGTCGTGGCGTCGAGCAGCGCCAGCGGCGTGCCGTTGCCGGAGGTCGCCGTGCTGAAGATCGCCGACTGGGCGATGTTCCAGGCGGCATGCAGGCCGATCGCGAACCACAGGCTGCGCGTGAACACGTAGGCGGCGCCGAGCAGCCCGCCCGCCTCCAGCGTGATCGCGACTGCGCCCCACAGGGTGGCGTCGGGGTTGAGCAGGTGCAGGGCACCGAAGCCGACCGCAGTGACCACCAGCGCCACCCACGTGCCCGCGCGCTGCTCGATCATGCGCAGCAGGAGGCCCCGCATGACGAGCTCCTCGACGACGGCGACGTTGATCATGGCGCCCATGACCCCGAGCGCCGCGGTCGCCGATCCCCAGCCCTCGACGTGGTATCCGCCGAGCAGCGCGATGACCGCGACGACCGAGGTGAACATCGCCGTGCCCAGCAGCGCGCCGCGCGCGAGCCCCCGACCGGCTCCCTCCCGTGCCAGCTCGGTGACCGGCCGTCGCTCAGTGGCCCGCACGATCAGCACGCAGGCGGTGAGCGTCGCGGTCGCCGAGGCGATGCCGACCACCAGAGTGAGGAGCCAGGAGTCGGCGACTGCGGCCGTGAGGCTGCCGCCGAGGACGGCGACGCCCACGACCACGGCGAGCTGGAGGAGCTGCTTGAGCAGAGACATGTCCGGATCCTTACGCTGCGGCACGGACCAGCTCCGCGCTCGTCGGCGACCGTACGGAGGCCCTGCCCGTGCCCGCGTCACGCTGCGGTGCCGTCGTGCCTCACTCCCGCGAGTGAGCCGGACGCACCGTGCACCGCATCCGCGGGTCGCCTGAACCGCCGCGCCTCCGGCATCCTGGGTGCATGACGAACCCGACGGCAGCCATCCTCGTGATCGGCGACGAGATCCTCTCCGGCCGCACGCGCGAGGCCAACGCCTACCATCTGGCGGGCCGGCTCGTGCAGGTCGGCATCGACTTGGTCGAGATCCGCGTCGTGCCGGACGACCACCGCGCGATCGTGGAGGGGCTGCATGCGCTGCGCGGCGCCGTCGACCACGTGTTCACCTCCGGCGGCATCGGGCCGACCCACGACGACATCACGGCGGATGCGGTTGCGGCGGCCTTCGACGTCGGCATCGCCGTGCGCGAAGACGCCCGCGCCATGGTCGCCGCCGCGGTCGGAGACGCCCGCAGGCTGACGGACGACCACCTGCGCATGGCGCGCATCCCCGACGGCGCGACGCTCATCGCCAACGGCATCAGCGGCGTCCCCGGCTTCAGCATCGGCAACGTGCACGTCATGGCAGGCGTGCCGAGCATCTTCGTCGCGATGCTCGATGCCCTGCTGCCCAGCCTCAGCGCGGGCGCGCCGGTGGTCTCGCGCGAAGTGCGCTTCGAGGTCGGCGAGGGGCGCATCGCCTCCCCGTTGCGCGAGCTCGCTGGGCAGCACCCTGGCCTCAGCCTCGGCTCCTACCCGTTCGCAGACGGGCACCTCTACGGCACGAACATCGTCGTCCGCGGCACCGATCCGGCGGCGATCGATGCTGCAGTGGCGCAGCTGGAGGAGCTGCGCCGCTCGCTCGCCTGACCTGGGATCGCCATGCCCGATCTGTGACGATTCCAGCGCTCGTGACGTCTCGCATGTGGAGCGTCGTCGAGGGTACGGCGGGAAGGACGCGGTTCGATGAGCGCGAGCACTCGGCAGGCGGATCACGCGAGACGGTCGGGGGAGGTGCATCGCTGCCCGGCCGCAGGGAGCTTCGTCGTCTCCTGCTGCGGCAGGCTGGTGTTCGCGCTGCCGGAGAATGATCGCGTGACCGATCACGGATCCGCGGTCACCTGCAGCGCGCGGCCGCGCTGACGGTCCGCTCACGGCACTCGCTGCGCGCAGCGAGCGTGTCGTGGCTCAGGTGGACGCCCGCATCGCCGATCATCGATCGAGCGCATCAGGGGGAGCCGCATGGCAAGGCAGAAGGATCGTGACCGTCCTGACCCGCGACGCTTCGTGCAGGTCGCCGAGAGTCCGAGCATGGGCATTGAGCTGTCGACGGGGCGCGCCTGGGTCGGTGTCGACCAGCAGGTCGGCCACGGCTCCGCAGACGCGCTGTTCGCGCTGACGGACGAGCAGTACCTCTCGACCCTCGCCGCAGGGTGGATGACCGGTTCCTTCCTCGGTGAGTGCTGGCGGGGCGAGCACGACGACCTGCTCCTGTTCCATCCGGGTGGAGCCCGGTTCCGTCCGGAGCAGTGGTTCCCGCGCAGAGCTCGGATGCTGCCTCCGAAGCTCGCGGGCGAGCTCTGGTGGCATGTCGACGCGCTCGGTGAGCCGCTCGACGGCGAGCGAGCAGAGCTCTCGCGCGGCCTCGCCGGAGGCACGGCGCGCGAGACGACCGACGCCGATGGTGTGCGCAGCATCGCGTTCCGGCTTGTCGGTGACGGCGCGTATCCGCGCCCGGCAGCGCTGATCGCGGGCCTCACTGCGGGCAGCGATCGCAAGCAGGCGCGAGTCATCCTAGGAGCCCCTGTGGACGCATCCGGTGACGTGTTCGCCATCGAAGGGGAGCGGATTCGCCTCGGGTTCGTGGGCGACGGGCTCGTCGAGGTCTCACTCGAGCGCGTGCGCACGCCGCCCCCACCCGGTGGACCGATCGGAGTGTTCCTCGCAGCGCTCGGCGAGCCGGAGCAGGGACGCCGATTCCAGGCTGCCGCGCAGCTCGCGGGCGAGCGCAGCCAGCGATGGATGGCCTCATCGAGCTTCGGCCGCCGCGTGCTCGTCTTCACTGACGGCGTCGAGATGCAGGTGCAGGACGACCGGGTGCTGAGCGTGCGCCTCGGGCTGAGCCCTGGCACGACCGAGCCGAGCTACCGGCACGCGGCCGAGCTGGTGCCGGGCGTTCCGTGGCCGGCGACGAGAGCTGACCTGCACCGCGCGCTCGGCGCTCCCGTCGACTCGAGCGGCGGCACCGACCTGCACCGCTTCGGTCACCGAGACCTGCTGATCGGCTACGGGGTCGGGCCGCAGGGGGAGGCCCCGACGCAGATCACGGCTGTCCTCAGCGGCGTCAGCATCTCGCACGGCATCCACCGGTGGCGATCCGGGGACTTCACGTTGTTCCTCGACATCTTGGGCCGTGCGTCCTCGAATCCGCTCGTCGCGCACGTGCGGGGGCTTCGCGGCGTGCGGCTGCGGATGCGAGGTGACGTCGTCGCCGCCGTCGAGCTCGACGCCAGCGGCGAGCGCTTCGTGGGCTTCATCGACGGGCTCCCGGCCGACCCGAGGCGCAAGGACATCCCGTTCGGGGCACCCGCCGAGTACGGGAAGCACGACGACCTCTGGGCCTTCGAGCAGGGCTGGGTGCACGTTCGCGCGGACGCCCGCGGCAGGATCGCGTGCATCGTCGTCAGCATCGCCGACGAGGTGCCTGATGGCCTCGCCGTTCGACCATGGATGTTCGGTCGGGATCACATGGACGAGTGGCGCCAGTTGTCGTCACCGCGGTGAGCGGAGTGCTTTCCTCAGGGGCGGCGTACCGGTTCGAGGTCAGCTGACCGGCGCTACGCGGCTTCGATCCGCAGAAAGCCTCCGACGAGGTGGTTCCTGTAATGCCAGGCAACCGACGTTTCGAGCACGGGCTCGATCCGATGCTGATCGGCGCCGTGTGTGAAGAGCAGATCGAAGATGCGCTCGAGATTGCGGGTGAACACCTCGTCGAGCTGCTCGGCAGGCATCTTCGAGGGCAGCACCTGCGCGGCGTCCATCGCGGCGCGGTGCAGCGATGAGTTGCCATTGGAGGAGACGGCGTCGATGTTCGCGCCCGACTCGAGCATGCGGCCCAGGATCGCGAACGAGGTCTCGGTGCTGTCGCCGGGGCCGCGCATGTCGGCGCGCTTCGGCCGTGCACGCAGTGTGGCGGCAGTGATCGCGTCATGGAGCACCGGCCTCGCATACGGCGGCTGGTTGGTGCCGTCGAAGAAGTCGACGTCGGCGCCGTGGTCGAGCAGCAACTCGGCGATTTCGAACTTGCCAGTGATCAGGGCGACCATCAGCGGCGACCGCCCTGCGTACTTCTTCGGTGTCCCCGACGCCACGAGCGAGACTGAACCAGGGTCCTTTGCCAGCCGAGCCCGGACGGTGTCGACGTCGTCAGCCACGATCTCGGTGAATATCGCCTGCACGCTGTGCTCCGTCCAGATCCATCCCGTGTGGGGCGCCCAGGAAGGCGGCCGATGGCCATCGTATTGTCGGTGCATCCGAAGAGGCTGATGCAGGCAGGTGGGCACGACGTGAAGACGACGCTGAGCGTGGATATCAGGCTCGATGGGATCGAGATCAACGGCAGGCTCTACACCTACCCGATCCTGCTCACTGAACTCGATGCGCTGTTCGACGAAGAGGTCGAGAAGTACGACAGGAGCAAGACGGAGGGGTTCTGGGCCTGGTTCGAGTCGAGGGTGACGGCAAAGCACAACGACGGCGTCCACGCACTCAGTGTGAAGTTCCTGGTGGAGGATGGCGCTCACCAGGTTCGGATCGAAGGCCGCCCCTTCGACGCCGAGTTCGGATCGACGGGGCCCACGTATCCCAATCGCGATTTCGGCAACGGATACATCCTCGCGCGCCGCACTGAGCCCGGCCCAGACCAGCACGTGAAGGAGATCACCGTCGAGCAGAAGGTTCCCCGTCAAGCGGCGAAGCAGAAGCCTGCCGCTGCGAAGCCAAAGGCGAAGCCGGAGCCGGGCCCTGTCGTCGAGGCGGCCGAGTTCGCCGACCTCAACTTCAAGCTCCTCGTCCTGCAGAGCCTCATGTACGAGACCGAGCTGCTCACGCCGGCGTTCTCCCTCCACGACTTCGTCGCCGAACACTCCGACCGCGAGTTCGACGTCGATGCGGAGGGGCACGCGCCGATCCCTGAGGTGCTTGCGCACTTCGCGGCG
The window above is part of the Agrococcus sp. ARC_14 genome. Proteins encoded here:
- a CDS encoding ribulose-phosphate 3-epimerase encodes the protein MARIQYAASIMCADLANLESSMAEVEAAGVDALHVDVLDGRFSPSMPLGLETIRRMRQITTLPFDAHIMTTDNEWFVAEMLALGADSVTFHIETTLHVDRLIGLARAAGAKVGIALNPATSLALLEFVLPLVDSVCLMLINPGYATNAAEKQVPYATEKVARLRRMIDDQGLAADVQVDGRVSFATVPDLVRAGATSLVLGSTSLFAKDATLAQNRARLDECIAAGGGIR
- the hxlB gene encoding 6-phospho-3-hexuloisomerase, whose product is MHRRRRRDQMKFDAAQARIVSEISDAMSRVDAQDVEALVDAILAADRVFVVGVGRVKLALEGIAKRLAHLGIDTVVVGQVTEPAITAADLLIVGSGSGESVFPVAIAAKAKQLGAAVAHIGANPNSTMREHAALFVRLPVQTKLGLPGEVPSTQPMTSLFEQCLLLLGDAIALMLVERSGTPLHDLWRHHANLE
- a CDS encoding sorbitol-6-phosphate dehydrogenase subunit gives rise to the protein MTITASNGWIDLADKVVIVTGGASGIGAEIARSLTRNGATVVVADVRPEQVTKDLAVSAIACDTTDAASVERMVGETIATFGRIDALVNNAGVNRPRLLIDVRGEQPGYEATEADFDFITAVNQKGPFLCAQAVARRMAEAGGGVIVNISSEAGVEGSKGQSIYAATKAALNGFTRSWAKELGPQGIRVVGIAPGINKRTNMNNDENYRALAYTRGMNVDELEAIDATYARTIPLGRVGEHHEVADLVGYLVSDHSSYITGTTINITGGKSR
- a CDS encoding PTS mannitol transporter subunit IICBA, whose protein sequence is MAASGSTTRSPTSSAISSPITPATSLAPPSTSPAASRVDAIDRLDERQHMDDAMKQAPTATATATDALGSDARSPRRSHVLVRIQRFGNFLSGMVMPNLGAFVAWGLLTALFIPTGWFPNENLAELVSPIMTYALPMLIGFTGGSMVHGARGGAIGVLATMGVVVGADVTMLIGAMVMGPLAAWLMKQVDRLFDGKVKPGFEMLISNFSMGILGLLLAVAGYLGIGPVFGVVLTALSAGVNWVLELGLLPLVAILVAPAQVLFLNNAINHGIMGPLGIEQVAEQGRSILFLVDANPGPSVGTLLAISLFGVGMAKRTAPMAALIAGVGGIGEVYFPFVLMKPKLVFATMGGMATSLFLLQLLGGGTVATPSPGSFFAMMALSPAGAILGNLVGFFGGMAVSFVIGWALLRGERKSHEDTAELEDGTDEERARHNAAALEHRTPGPIRKVVVACDAGMGSSAMGASILKSKVRKRMLDVEVTNAKIEEIPVDADLVVTHTQLVGRARQLHDDGKRRFLTITNFMQSEQYDEIVALLEQTSVAADAPIAHANPRAAEPAMVGLLEPEQGLRASGVLARANVTLGAAYATKSEAIEATGSILVREGYVTERYITSMHERDRQMSVYVGNHVAIPHGMSGSESEIMRSGVSVVQVPAGVDFDGETVFVLFGIAGREGEHLPILSAIAERLTDDASVERLRAATTVDEVISLLLE
- a CDS encoding SMI1/KNR4 family protein; this translates as MDIDTAWDIIERVLHDRLPEVASTLRGPVSDDDLERLAGTVGQQLPADFVASLRRHDGQDNPTALLDLFDHFTLLSAPAMIETSDMRVSALGDDVDDVIGWMLPERVRPIMNCRGWVQFTAAESQGYALDLDPLPAGERGQVIFLPVDGPTPAPEFPSYGAWLSSLAEKLDAGAFTIDDTLGLWLDA
- a CDS encoding DUF6357 family protein, which encodes MREVVFALQGWLPRVVRDDGGDLLLEVAGGADALHDPRTFTFPVREHDVAAMRGSLPRHVLLHAALLPLCEAAGIRDPIDAHAAATLLERILLGSQGEVDTLFERTRWNALHLIAHGANVELLEQGRFLASAQSAHAASHWGLARAYDAQRDRAEPLMGTPRWLAR